Proteins co-encoded in one Brassica rapa cultivar Chiifu-401-42 chromosome A02, CAAS_Brap_v3.01, whole genome shotgun sequence genomic window:
- the LOC103852767 gene encoding kinesin-like protein KIN-14Q isoform X5 translates to MLSMEDCYDPLLATDASPRRESFSCCEEATTVSSSVTMTMADLVENALNVERSSPGLMEWEQSSDLIALDGKLVLGFPLASPDLVNCGGSPRYGDSPDISQKLRFSTELSLENGIHRCKTPSVRFSAINQTFGFELSPGSSFELPSPPGNYREITTPVMSINSGSTTMDVSVDDVTFLKDEFFSGGETFTTDAVVGNEDEILLYQTARLGNFAYKFQSLDPGDYFIDLHFAEIEFTKGPAGVRVFDIFIQEAKVISGLDLFSHVGANTPLVIADIRMLVGLEGELSIRLEGVTGTAILSGISIRKEATTTYVEDTGMLAVKGNTDTVLSLPPQENVDCRTEKETHEMSNDCEQQKKEMADMKRMVDELKQENERKSRECEEALNSLRELQNELMRKSMHVGSLAFAVEGQVKEKSRWFSSLRDLTRKLKIMKMEQIKLLEEASTYKLLVQDINEFSSHIQSRVMQDAELHENLKAGEKERKELYNKILELKGNIRVFCRCRPLNFEEIEAGASMGIDVESTKNGEVIVMSNGLPKKSFKFDSVFGPSASQADVFEDTAPFATSVIDGYNVCIFAYGQTGTGKTFTMEGTPENRGVNYRTLKNLFEIMKERENRYSYEISVSVLEVYNEQIRDLLVPASQNVSAAKRFEVRQVGEGNHHVPGLVEARVTSIEEVWDVLKTGSNARAVGKTTANEHSSRSHCIYCVMVKGENLLTGECTKSKLWLVDLAGSERVAKTEVQGERFKETQSINKSLSALGDVIYALANKSSHIPFRNSKLTHLLQDSLGGDSKTLMFVQISPNEKDNSETLCSLNFASRVRGIELGPAKKQLDNTELLKYKQMVEKWKQDMKVKDEQMRKMEETMFGLEAKVKERDIKNKTLQEKVKELELQLLVERKLARQHVDTMITEYQTKQQHGDENIPSKRPPLATIPLGSNKSSNETSTSKEMVNLNRPPLSESTTTTSNDLPPLPNGSVKYNDLMEKENNNPEMAERLQISKSTGRFSVCPKRILPPPAPRRSTLAPMPYFPITLTSPSRPHEKSGTSQVLRISPKMRKSNGKMLSSILRRSMQKRMQMKPYQRQQPLRRVGINVGMEKVRLSIGSRGRLAHRVLLTNARKAGLKETPLKQIQKEKERWI, encoded by the exons ATGCTATCGATGGAGGATTGTTACGATCCACTTCTAGCAACCGATGCTTCTCCCCGACGCGAAAGCTTCTCTTGCTGTGAG GAAGCTACTACAGTATCGAGCTCAGTGACTATGACAATGGCGGATCTCGTTGAAAATG CGTTAAATGTTGAACGATCAAGCCCAGGATTGATGGAATGGGAGCAATCTAGTGATCTCATAGCATTAGATG GAAAGCTTGTGTTAGGGTTTCCTCTAGCATCTCCAGATCTAGTTAATTGCGGCGGTTCACCTAGATATGGAGATTCACCAGATATTTCTCAGAAACTCAGATTCTCCACTGAGCTTTCTCTAGAGAATGGAATCCACCGCTGTAAAACTCCGTCTGTTAGGTTCTCAGCTATTAACCAAACTTTTGGATTTGAGTTGTCTCCTGGGTCTTCCTTTGAGTTACCTTCACCACCTGGAAACTATAGGGAGATTACAACACCTGTGATGAGTATTAACTCGGGTTCTACAACGATGGATGTGAGTGTGGATGATGTGACTTTCTTGAAGGATGAGTTTTTCAGTGGAGGTGAAACTTTCACCACTGATGCTGTTGTTGGCAATGAAGATGAGATTCTCTTGTATCAAACAGCTCGGCTTGGTAATTTCGCTTACAAGTTTCAGTCGTTGGATCCTGGGGATTACTTCATCGACCTGCATTTTGCTGAAATCGAGTTCACTAAAGGTCCTGCGGGAGTTAGAGTTTTCGATATATTTATTCAAGAAGCGAAG GTTATATCCGGTCTTGATTTGTTTTCCCATGTAGGAGCAAATACACCTCTTGTGATAGCTGATATAAGGATGCTCGTTGGTCTGGAAGGAGAGCTATCTATACGGTTAGAAGGAGTCACAGGAACCGCAATTCTATCTGGCATTTCTATTAGGAAGGAGGCAACAACTACTT ATGTTGAAGACACTGGAATGCTAGCAGTGAAAGGAAACACTGACACTGTTCTGTCTTTGCCACCTCAA GAAAATGTAGACTGCAGAACGGAAAAAGAGACCCACGAGATGAGTAATGACTGCGAGCAGCAGAAGAAAGAGATGGCAGATATGAAGAGAATGGTTGACGAACTTAAACAAGAGAATGAAAGAAAGAGTAGAGAATGCGAAGAAGCATTGAATTCTCTCCGTGAGCTTCAAAATGAGCTAATGCGCAAGTCGATGCATGTTGGTTCTTTAG CCTTTGCTGTGGAgggacaagtaaaagaaaagaGCAGATGGTTCTCTTCATTAAGAGATTTGACAAGAAAATTGAAG ATTATGAAAATGGAGCAAATTAAGCTGTTGGAGGAGGCATCCACATACAAATTGCTAGTCCAAGACATCAACGAGTTCAGTTCTCACATCCAGTCCAGAG TAATGCAGGACGCAGAATTGCATGAAAATCTCAAAGCTGGAGAAAAAGAAAGGAAGGAATTATACAATAAGATACTGGAGCTAAAAG GAAACATCAGAGTCTTTTGCAGGTGTCGGCCCCTAAACTTTGAAGAAATTGAAGCAGGAGCATCAATGGGAATTGATGTTGAGTCGACCAAAAATGGAGAGGTCATAGTCATGTCAAATGGGTTGCCCAAAAAAAGCTTCAAGTTCGATTCTGTTTTTGGTCCTAGCGCTTCCCAAG CTGATGTCTTCGAAGATACTGCTCCTTTTGCTACGTCAGTCATTGATGGATACAATGTTTGCATATTCGCCTATGGCCAGACTGGTACCGGGAAAACCTTTACCATGGAAGGAACTCCAGAGAACCGTGGTGTAAATTATAGAACACTAAAAAATCTGTTTGAGATTATGAAAGAACGAGAAAACCGCTACAGTTATGAGATCTCGGTCAGTGTCTTGGAAGTTTACAACGAGCAAATAAGAGATTTGTTGGTCCCTGCTTCACAAAATGTATCTGCAGCGAAAAG ATTTGAGGTAAGGCAGGTGGGTGAAGGAAACCACCACGTACCAGGATTGGTTGAAGCACGAGTGACAAGCATAGAGGAGGTTTGGGATGTGTTGAAAACAGGAAGTAATGCAAGGGCTGTTGGGAAAACGACGGCTAATGAGCACAGCAGCCGATCTCACTG CATTTACTGCGTGATGGTAAAAGGGGAGAATTTGTTGACTGGAGAATGCACAAAAAGCAAACTATGGTTAGTTGATTTAGCAGGAAGCGAACGGGTTGCAAAGACAGAAGTGCAAGGAGAACGGTTCAAGGAGACTCAAAGCATCAACAAATCATTATCTGCTCTTGGTGATGTCATATATGCTCTTGCCAATAAAAGCTCTCACATTCCTTTCAG AAATTCAAAGCTCACCCACTTACTTCAGGATTCTCTAG GAGGAGATTCGAAGACCCTCATGTTTGTACAAATCAGTCCTAACGAGAAAGACAACAGCGAAACGCTATGCTCACTGAATTTTGCTAGCAGAGTTAGAGGGATAGAGCTGGGGCCTGCAAAGAAGCAGCTAGACAATACTGAACTCTTGAAATACAAGCAAATG GTTGAGAAATGGAAGCAAGATATGAAAGTAAAAGACGAACAGATGAGGAAAATGGAGGAAACGATGTTCGGTTTAGAAGCGAAGGTCAAGGAACGAGACATTAAGAACAAAACTCTTCAAGAAAAG GTTAAAGAACTTGAATTGCAACTGCTAGTAGAGAGGAAGCTGGCTCGTCAACATGTAGACACCATGATTACTGAGTATCAGACGAAACAACAGCACGGGGATGAAAACATCCCATCAAAGAGGCCACCACTTGCAACCATACCGTTGGGAAGCAACAAGAGCTCAAATGAAACCTCAACTTCGAAAGAAATGGTGAATCTAAACCGACCACCACTCTCAGAgagcaccaccaccaccagcaATGATCTACCGCCTTTACCTAACGGTAGCGTCAAGTACAACGACCTCATGGAGAAGGAGAACAACAATCCAGAAATGGCTGAGCGGTTGCAAATATCCAAGAGTACAGGGAGATTCTCCGTTTGTCCAAAGCGTATTCTACCACCTCCAGCTCCAAGAAGGAGCACTCTTGCCCCTATGCCATACTTTCCAATCACATTAACTTCACCATCAAGGCCTCATGAAAAGAGCGGCACTAGCCAGGTGCTACGCATCAGCCCCAAGATGCGTAAAAGTAATGGGAAGATGCTGAGCAGCATACTGAGACGGAGCATGCAAAAGAGAATGCAAATGAAACCTTACCAGAGACAGCAGCCGTTGAGAAGAGTTGGCATTAATGTAGGAATGGAGAAAGTTAGGTTGTCTATAGGAAGCAGAGGAAGGTTAGCTCACAGAGTTTTGCTAACCAATGCTCGCAAGGCAGGTCTAAAGGAAACACCACTGAAACAGATAcagaaggagaaagagagatggATCTGA
- the LOC103852767 gene encoding kinesin-like protein KIN-14Q isoform X1, whose product MLSMEDCYDPLLATDASPRRESFSCCEEATTVSSSVTMTMADLVENGVDVEQSRSGLMESDQSSDPISESEQSSDHIALNVERSSPGLMEWEQSSDLIALDGKLVLGFPLASPDLVNCGGSPRYGDSPDISQKLRFSTELSLENGIHRCKTPSVRFSAINQTFGFELSPGSSFELPSPPGNYREITTPVMSINSGSTTMDVSVDDVTFLKDEFFSGGETFTTDAVVGNEDEILLYQTARLGNFAYKFQSLDPGDYFIDLHFAEIEFTKGPAGVRVFDIFIQEAKVISGLDLFSHVGANTPLVIADIRMLVGLEGELSIRLEGVTGTAILSGISIRKEATTTYVEDTGMLAVKGNTDTVLSLPPQENVDCRTEKETHEMSNDCEQQKKEMADMKRMVDELKQENERKSRECEEALNSLRELQNELMRKSMHVGSLAFAVEGQVKEKSRWFSSLRDLTRKLKIMKMEQIKLLEEASTYKLLVQDINEFSSHIQSRVMQDAELHENLKAGEKERKELYNKILELKGNIRVFCRCRPLNFEEIEAGASMGIDVESTKNGEVIVMSNGLPKKSFKFDSVFGPSASQADVFEDTAPFATSVIDGYNVCIFAYGQTGTGKTFTMEGTPENRGVNYRTLKNLFEIMKERENRYSYEISVSVLEVYNEQIRDLLVPASQNVSAAKRFEVRQVGEGNHHVPGLVEARVTSIEEVWDVLKTGSNARAVGKTTANEHSSRSHCIYCVMVKGENLLTGECTKSKLWLVDLAGSERVAKTEVQGERFKETQSINKSLSALGDVIYALANKSSHIPFRNSKLTHLLQDSLGGDSKTLMFVQISPNEKDNSETLCSLNFASRVRGIELGPAKKQLDNTELLKYKQMVEKWKQDMKVKDEQMRKMEETMFGLEAKVKERDIKNKTLQEKVKELELQLLVERKLARQHVDTMITEYQTKQQHGDENIPSKRPPLATIPLGSNKSSNETSTSKEMVNLNRPPLSESTTTTSNDLPPLPNGSVKYNDLMEKENNNPEMAERLQISKSTGRFSVCPKRILPPPAPRRSTLAPMPYFPITLTSPSRPHEKSGTSQVLRISPKMRKSNGKMLSSILRRSMQKRMQMKPYQRQQPLRRVGINVGMEKVRLSIGSRGRLAHRVLLTNARKAGLKETPLKQIQKEKERWI is encoded by the exons ATGCTATCGATGGAGGATTGTTACGATCCACTTCTAGCAACCGATGCTTCTCCCCGACGCGAAAGCTTCTCTTGCTGTGAG GAAGCTACTACAGTATCGAGCTCAGTGACTATGACAATGGCGGATCTCGTTGAAAATG gTGTAGATGTTGAACAATCAAGATCAGGATTGATGGAATCGGATCAATCTAGTGATCCAATATCGGAATCGGAGCAATCTAGTGATCACATAGCGTTAAATGTTGAACGATCAAGCCCAGGATTGATGGAATGGGAGCAATCTAGTGATCTCATAGCATTAGATG GAAAGCTTGTGTTAGGGTTTCCTCTAGCATCTCCAGATCTAGTTAATTGCGGCGGTTCACCTAGATATGGAGATTCACCAGATATTTCTCAGAAACTCAGATTCTCCACTGAGCTTTCTCTAGAGAATGGAATCCACCGCTGTAAAACTCCGTCTGTTAGGTTCTCAGCTATTAACCAAACTTTTGGATTTGAGTTGTCTCCTGGGTCTTCCTTTGAGTTACCTTCACCACCTGGAAACTATAGGGAGATTACAACACCTGTGATGAGTATTAACTCGGGTTCTACAACGATGGATGTGAGTGTGGATGATGTGACTTTCTTGAAGGATGAGTTTTTCAGTGGAGGTGAAACTTTCACCACTGATGCTGTTGTTGGCAATGAAGATGAGATTCTCTTGTATCAAACAGCTCGGCTTGGTAATTTCGCTTACAAGTTTCAGTCGTTGGATCCTGGGGATTACTTCATCGACCTGCATTTTGCTGAAATCGAGTTCACTAAAGGTCCTGCGGGAGTTAGAGTTTTCGATATATTTATTCAAGAAGCGAAG GTTATATCCGGTCTTGATTTGTTTTCCCATGTAGGAGCAAATACACCTCTTGTGATAGCTGATATAAGGATGCTCGTTGGTCTGGAAGGAGAGCTATCTATACGGTTAGAAGGAGTCACAGGAACCGCAATTCTATCTGGCATTTCTATTAGGAAGGAGGCAACAACTACTT ATGTTGAAGACACTGGAATGCTAGCAGTGAAAGGAAACACTGACACTGTTCTGTCTTTGCCACCTCAA GAAAATGTAGACTGCAGAACGGAAAAAGAGACCCACGAGATGAGTAATGACTGCGAGCAGCAGAAGAAAGAGATGGCAGATATGAAGAGAATGGTTGACGAACTTAAACAAGAGAATGAAAGAAAGAGTAGAGAATGCGAAGAAGCATTGAATTCTCTCCGTGAGCTTCAAAATGAGCTAATGCGCAAGTCGATGCATGTTGGTTCTTTAG CCTTTGCTGTGGAgggacaagtaaaagaaaagaGCAGATGGTTCTCTTCATTAAGAGATTTGACAAGAAAATTGAAG ATTATGAAAATGGAGCAAATTAAGCTGTTGGAGGAGGCATCCACATACAAATTGCTAGTCCAAGACATCAACGAGTTCAGTTCTCACATCCAGTCCAGAG TAATGCAGGACGCAGAATTGCATGAAAATCTCAAAGCTGGAGAAAAAGAAAGGAAGGAATTATACAATAAGATACTGGAGCTAAAAG GAAACATCAGAGTCTTTTGCAGGTGTCGGCCCCTAAACTTTGAAGAAATTGAAGCAGGAGCATCAATGGGAATTGATGTTGAGTCGACCAAAAATGGAGAGGTCATAGTCATGTCAAATGGGTTGCCCAAAAAAAGCTTCAAGTTCGATTCTGTTTTTGGTCCTAGCGCTTCCCAAG CTGATGTCTTCGAAGATACTGCTCCTTTTGCTACGTCAGTCATTGATGGATACAATGTTTGCATATTCGCCTATGGCCAGACTGGTACCGGGAAAACCTTTACCATGGAAGGAACTCCAGAGAACCGTGGTGTAAATTATAGAACACTAAAAAATCTGTTTGAGATTATGAAAGAACGAGAAAACCGCTACAGTTATGAGATCTCGGTCAGTGTCTTGGAAGTTTACAACGAGCAAATAAGAGATTTGTTGGTCCCTGCTTCACAAAATGTATCTGCAGCGAAAAG ATTTGAGGTAAGGCAGGTGGGTGAAGGAAACCACCACGTACCAGGATTGGTTGAAGCACGAGTGACAAGCATAGAGGAGGTTTGGGATGTGTTGAAAACAGGAAGTAATGCAAGGGCTGTTGGGAAAACGACGGCTAATGAGCACAGCAGCCGATCTCACTG CATTTACTGCGTGATGGTAAAAGGGGAGAATTTGTTGACTGGAGAATGCACAAAAAGCAAACTATGGTTAGTTGATTTAGCAGGAAGCGAACGGGTTGCAAAGACAGAAGTGCAAGGAGAACGGTTCAAGGAGACTCAAAGCATCAACAAATCATTATCTGCTCTTGGTGATGTCATATATGCTCTTGCCAATAAAAGCTCTCACATTCCTTTCAG AAATTCAAAGCTCACCCACTTACTTCAGGATTCTCTAG GAGGAGATTCGAAGACCCTCATGTTTGTACAAATCAGTCCTAACGAGAAAGACAACAGCGAAACGCTATGCTCACTGAATTTTGCTAGCAGAGTTAGAGGGATAGAGCTGGGGCCTGCAAAGAAGCAGCTAGACAATACTGAACTCTTGAAATACAAGCAAATG GTTGAGAAATGGAAGCAAGATATGAAAGTAAAAGACGAACAGATGAGGAAAATGGAGGAAACGATGTTCGGTTTAGAAGCGAAGGTCAAGGAACGAGACATTAAGAACAAAACTCTTCAAGAAAAG GTTAAAGAACTTGAATTGCAACTGCTAGTAGAGAGGAAGCTGGCTCGTCAACATGTAGACACCATGATTACTGAGTATCAGACGAAACAACAGCACGGGGATGAAAACATCCCATCAAAGAGGCCACCACTTGCAACCATACCGTTGGGAAGCAACAAGAGCTCAAATGAAACCTCAACTTCGAAAGAAATGGTGAATCTAAACCGACCACCACTCTCAGAgagcaccaccaccaccagcaATGATCTACCGCCTTTACCTAACGGTAGCGTCAAGTACAACGACCTCATGGAGAAGGAGAACAACAATCCAGAAATGGCTGAGCGGTTGCAAATATCCAAGAGTACAGGGAGATTCTCCGTTTGTCCAAAGCGTATTCTACCACCTCCAGCTCCAAGAAGGAGCACTCTTGCCCCTATGCCATACTTTCCAATCACATTAACTTCACCATCAAGGCCTCATGAAAAGAGCGGCACTAGCCAGGTGCTACGCATCAGCCCCAAGATGCGTAAAAGTAATGGGAAGATGCTGAGCAGCATACTGAGACGGAGCATGCAAAAGAGAATGCAAATGAAACCTTACCAGAGACAGCAGCCGTTGAGAAGAGTTGGCATTAATGTAGGAATGGAGAAAGTTAGGTTGTCTATAGGAAGCAGAGGAAGGTTAGCTCACAGAGTTTTGCTAACCAATGCTCGCAAGGCAGGTCTAAAGGAAACACCACTGAAACAGATAcagaaggagaaagagagatggATCTGA
- the LOC103852767 gene encoding kinesin-like protein KIN-14Q isoform X2, with protein MLSMEDCYDPLLATDASPRRESFSCCEEATTVSSSVTMTMADLVENDVEQSRSGLMESDQSSDPISESEQSSDHIALNVERSSPGLMEWEQSSDLIALDGKLVLGFPLASPDLVNCGGSPRYGDSPDISQKLRFSTELSLENGIHRCKTPSVRFSAINQTFGFELSPGSSFELPSPPGNYREITTPVMSINSGSTTMDVSVDDVTFLKDEFFSGGETFTTDAVVGNEDEILLYQTARLGNFAYKFQSLDPGDYFIDLHFAEIEFTKGPAGVRVFDIFIQEAKVISGLDLFSHVGANTPLVIADIRMLVGLEGELSIRLEGVTGTAILSGISIRKEATTTYVEDTGMLAVKGNTDTVLSLPPQENVDCRTEKETHEMSNDCEQQKKEMADMKRMVDELKQENERKSRECEEALNSLRELQNELMRKSMHVGSLAFAVEGQVKEKSRWFSSLRDLTRKLKIMKMEQIKLLEEASTYKLLVQDINEFSSHIQSRVMQDAELHENLKAGEKERKELYNKILELKGNIRVFCRCRPLNFEEIEAGASMGIDVESTKNGEVIVMSNGLPKKSFKFDSVFGPSASQADVFEDTAPFATSVIDGYNVCIFAYGQTGTGKTFTMEGTPENRGVNYRTLKNLFEIMKERENRYSYEISVSVLEVYNEQIRDLLVPASQNVSAAKRFEVRQVGEGNHHVPGLVEARVTSIEEVWDVLKTGSNARAVGKTTANEHSSRSHCIYCVMVKGENLLTGECTKSKLWLVDLAGSERVAKTEVQGERFKETQSINKSLSALGDVIYALANKSSHIPFRNSKLTHLLQDSLGGDSKTLMFVQISPNEKDNSETLCSLNFASRVRGIELGPAKKQLDNTELLKYKQMVEKWKQDMKVKDEQMRKMEETMFGLEAKVKERDIKNKTLQEKVKELELQLLVERKLARQHVDTMITEYQTKQQHGDENIPSKRPPLATIPLGSNKSSNETSTSKEMVNLNRPPLSESTTTTSNDLPPLPNGSVKYNDLMEKENNNPEMAERLQISKSTGRFSVCPKRILPPPAPRRSTLAPMPYFPITLTSPSRPHEKSGTSQVLRISPKMRKSNGKMLSSILRRSMQKRMQMKPYQRQQPLRRVGINVGMEKVRLSIGSRGRLAHRVLLTNARKAGLKETPLKQIQKEKERWI; from the exons ATGCTATCGATGGAGGATTGTTACGATCCACTTCTAGCAACCGATGCTTCTCCCCGACGCGAAAGCTTCTCTTGCTGTGAG GAAGCTACTACAGTATCGAGCTCAGTGACTATGACAATGGCGGATCTCGTTGAAAATG ATGTTGAACAATCAAGATCAGGATTGATGGAATCGGATCAATCTAGTGATCCAATATCGGAATCGGAGCAATCTAGTGATCACATAGCGTTAAATGTTGAACGATCAAGCCCAGGATTGATGGAATGGGAGCAATCTAGTGATCTCATAGCATTAGATG GAAAGCTTGTGTTAGGGTTTCCTCTAGCATCTCCAGATCTAGTTAATTGCGGCGGTTCACCTAGATATGGAGATTCACCAGATATTTCTCAGAAACTCAGATTCTCCACTGAGCTTTCTCTAGAGAATGGAATCCACCGCTGTAAAACTCCGTCTGTTAGGTTCTCAGCTATTAACCAAACTTTTGGATTTGAGTTGTCTCCTGGGTCTTCCTTTGAGTTACCTTCACCACCTGGAAACTATAGGGAGATTACAACACCTGTGATGAGTATTAACTCGGGTTCTACAACGATGGATGTGAGTGTGGATGATGTGACTTTCTTGAAGGATGAGTTTTTCAGTGGAGGTGAAACTTTCACCACTGATGCTGTTGTTGGCAATGAAGATGAGATTCTCTTGTATCAAACAGCTCGGCTTGGTAATTTCGCTTACAAGTTTCAGTCGTTGGATCCTGGGGATTACTTCATCGACCTGCATTTTGCTGAAATCGAGTTCACTAAAGGTCCTGCGGGAGTTAGAGTTTTCGATATATTTATTCAAGAAGCGAAG GTTATATCCGGTCTTGATTTGTTTTCCCATGTAGGAGCAAATACACCTCTTGTGATAGCTGATATAAGGATGCTCGTTGGTCTGGAAGGAGAGCTATCTATACGGTTAGAAGGAGTCACAGGAACCGCAATTCTATCTGGCATTTCTATTAGGAAGGAGGCAACAACTACTT ATGTTGAAGACACTGGAATGCTAGCAGTGAAAGGAAACACTGACACTGTTCTGTCTTTGCCACCTCAA GAAAATGTAGACTGCAGAACGGAAAAAGAGACCCACGAGATGAGTAATGACTGCGAGCAGCAGAAGAAAGAGATGGCAGATATGAAGAGAATGGTTGACGAACTTAAACAAGAGAATGAAAGAAAGAGTAGAGAATGCGAAGAAGCATTGAATTCTCTCCGTGAGCTTCAAAATGAGCTAATGCGCAAGTCGATGCATGTTGGTTCTTTAG CCTTTGCTGTGGAgggacaagtaaaagaaaagaGCAGATGGTTCTCTTCATTAAGAGATTTGACAAGAAAATTGAAG ATTATGAAAATGGAGCAAATTAAGCTGTTGGAGGAGGCATCCACATACAAATTGCTAGTCCAAGACATCAACGAGTTCAGTTCTCACATCCAGTCCAGAG TAATGCAGGACGCAGAATTGCATGAAAATCTCAAAGCTGGAGAAAAAGAAAGGAAGGAATTATACAATAAGATACTGGAGCTAAAAG GAAACATCAGAGTCTTTTGCAGGTGTCGGCCCCTAAACTTTGAAGAAATTGAAGCAGGAGCATCAATGGGAATTGATGTTGAGTCGACCAAAAATGGAGAGGTCATAGTCATGTCAAATGGGTTGCCCAAAAAAAGCTTCAAGTTCGATTCTGTTTTTGGTCCTAGCGCTTCCCAAG CTGATGTCTTCGAAGATACTGCTCCTTTTGCTACGTCAGTCATTGATGGATACAATGTTTGCATATTCGCCTATGGCCAGACTGGTACCGGGAAAACCTTTACCATGGAAGGAACTCCAGAGAACCGTGGTGTAAATTATAGAACACTAAAAAATCTGTTTGAGATTATGAAAGAACGAGAAAACCGCTACAGTTATGAGATCTCGGTCAGTGTCTTGGAAGTTTACAACGAGCAAATAAGAGATTTGTTGGTCCCTGCTTCACAAAATGTATCTGCAGCGAAAAG ATTTGAGGTAAGGCAGGTGGGTGAAGGAAACCACCACGTACCAGGATTGGTTGAAGCACGAGTGACAAGCATAGAGGAGGTTTGGGATGTGTTGAAAACAGGAAGTAATGCAAGGGCTGTTGGGAAAACGACGGCTAATGAGCACAGCAGCCGATCTCACTG CATTTACTGCGTGATGGTAAAAGGGGAGAATTTGTTGACTGGAGAATGCACAAAAAGCAAACTATGGTTAGTTGATTTAGCAGGAAGCGAACGGGTTGCAAAGACAGAAGTGCAAGGAGAACGGTTCAAGGAGACTCAAAGCATCAACAAATCATTATCTGCTCTTGGTGATGTCATATATGCTCTTGCCAATAAAAGCTCTCACATTCCTTTCAG AAATTCAAAGCTCACCCACTTACTTCAGGATTCTCTAG GAGGAGATTCGAAGACCCTCATGTTTGTACAAATCAGTCCTAACGAGAAAGACAACAGCGAAACGCTATGCTCACTGAATTTTGCTAGCAGAGTTAGAGGGATAGAGCTGGGGCCTGCAAAGAAGCAGCTAGACAATACTGAACTCTTGAAATACAAGCAAATG GTTGAGAAATGGAAGCAAGATATGAAAGTAAAAGACGAACAGATGAGGAAAATGGAGGAAACGATGTTCGGTTTAGAAGCGAAGGTCAAGGAACGAGACATTAAGAACAAAACTCTTCAAGAAAAG GTTAAAGAACTTGAATTGCAACTGCTAGTAGAGAGGAAGCTGGCTCGTCAACATGTAGACACCATGATTACTGAGTATCAGACGAAACAACAGCACGGGGATGAAAACATCCCATCAAAGAGGCCACCACTTGCAACCATACCGTTGGGAAGCAACAAGAGCTCAAATGAAACCTCAACTTCGAAAGAAATGGTGAATCTAAACCGACCACCACTCTCAGAgagcaccaccaccaccagcaATGATCTACCGCCTTTACCTAACGGTAGCGTCAAGTACAACGACCTCATGGAGAAGGAGAACAACAATCCAGAAATGGCTGAGCGGTTGCAAATATCCAAGAGTACAGGGAGATTCTCCGTTTGTCCAAAGCGTATTCTACCACCTCCAGCTCCAAGAAGGAGCACTCTTGCCCCTATGCCATACTTTCCAATCACATTAACTTCACCATCAAGGCCTCATGAAAAGAGCGGCACTAGCCAGGTGCTACGCATCAGCCCCAAGATGCGTAAAAGTAATGGGAAGATGCTGAGCAGCATACTGAGACGGAGCATGCAAAAGAGAATGCAAATGAAACCTTACCAGAGACAGCAGCCGTTGAGAAGAGTTGGCATTAATGTAGGAATGGAGAAAGTTAGGTTGTCTATAGGAAGCAGAGGAAGGTTAGCTCACAGAGTTTTGCTAACCAATGCTCGCAAGGCAGGTCTAAAGGAAACACCACTGAAACAGATAcagaaggagaaagagagatggATCTGA